Proteins found in one Subtercola endophyticus genomic segment:
- the pip gene encoding prolyl aminopeptidase, which translates to MRTLYPEIEPDEIGFLPVGDGQELYWETSGNPAGKPVVFLHGGPGAGTNPAHRRLFDPAKYRIVLFDQRGCGLSLPHVSESADHLAANTTWHLVSDIEKLREHLGIERWQVFGGSWGSALGLAYAETHPERVTELVLRGIFTLRKRELDWFYEGGAAEIVPELWQKFLEPVEHAERHHLIRAYHSLLSNPDPSIHGPAAVAWSTWEASTITLQPRADLIATFAEPTYALAFARIENHYFVNEGWFDEGQLIANAGVLHDIPGAIVQGRYDLCTPAVTAYDLHRAWPSASYTVVGDAGHSFDEPGILDALIEATDRFAA; encoded by the coding sequence ATGCGAACGCTGTATCCAGAGATCGAACCAGACGAGATCGGCTTTCTGCCGGTGGGTGACGGGCAAGAGCTGTACTGGGAGACGTCGGGCAACCCCGCCGGCAAACCGGTGGTGTTCTTGCACGGCGGCCCCGGTGCCGGAACGAATCCGGCGCATCGACGGCTTTTCGACCCCGCGAAATACCGAATCGTGCTGTTCGACCAGCGCGGCTGCGGCCTGAGCCTGCCGCACGTGAGCGAGTCGGCCGACCACCTCGCCGCCAACACCACGTGGCACCTGGTCAGCGACATCGAGAAACTGCGCGAGCACCTCGGCATCGAGCGCTGGCAGGTGTTCGGCGGATCGTGGGGCAGCGCCCTCGGCCTGGCCTACGCCGAGACGCACCCCGAGCGCGTGACCGAACTCGTGCTGCGCGGCATCTTCACGCTGCGCAAGCGCGAGCTCGACTGGTTCTACGAGGGCGGCGCGGCCGAGATCGTGCCCGAGCTGTGGCAGAAGTTTCTCGAGCCGGTCGAGCACGCAGAGCGGCACCACCTCATTCGCGCGTACCACTCGCTGCTGAGCAACCCTGACCCGAGCATCCACGGCCCGGCTGCTGTGGCGTGGTCGACCTGGGAGGCGTCGACCATCACGCTGCAACCGCGGGCCGATCTGATCGCGACGTTCGCCGAGCCGACGTATGCCCTGGCGTTCGCGCGCATCGAGAACCACTATTTCGTGAACGAGGGCTGGTTCGACGAGGGGCAGTTGATTGCCAATGCCGGGGTGTTGCACGACATTCCGGGGGCCATCGTTCAGGGCCGATACGACCTCTGCACGCCGGCCGTCACCGCGTATGACCTGCACCGCGCATGGCCGTCGGCGTCGTACACGGTGGTCGGCGATGCCGGGCATTCGTTCGACGAGCCCGGAATCCTCGACGCCCTCATCGAAGCGACCGACCGGTTCGCGGCGTGA